CACTCCGTCGACGGTGGCGAGGCGGGTCAACTGCGCGTCGTCCAGACCGACCACCAGCCTGCCGCTGATCATGCCGATCGTCGCCGGGACGGCGCCGGCGTCCCGGACCGTCTGCTCGATCTCCCTGGCCACCCGCAGGTTCTCCGGCCGGGGGAGGCCGTGCGAGACGATGGTGCTCTCCAGGGCGACGACGGGCAGGCCGTCGCGCAAGGCTTCGGCGACCTCGGTTCCGTAGCTGATGCGAAAGTCATTCACACGAGCACGGTACGGGGTGGGGCATGGGCCGGCCTCAAGTGGACCCGGCCGTGATGACCTGCCAAACTTGTCGGTTGGAGGTGCAGACGTGAGCACAGAGGTTCTCGAGCGTCCGGAGCTGAAGGACGCCGACACCGGTCCCGAGATGTTCCACTACGTCCGCAAGGAGAAGATCGCCGAAAGTGCCGTCATGGGCACCTACGTCGTCGCGCTCTGCGGCGAGACGTTCCCGGTCACCAAGGCGGCCAAGCCGGGTTCTCCGGTCTGCCCCAAGTGCAAGGAGATCTACGACTCGTACCGCGAGTGAACCTCGGCCGGTGCTCCGGCCGGCGACGTAGCCTGCGGCGGTGACCACCTCCACCGCCCTGCTCCTCGCCGACCTGACCGGGGTGGCGGTGTTCGCCGCGTCCGGGGCGTCGGCGGCGGTGGCGAAGCGACTGGACCTGTTCGGCGTCGCGTTCGTCGGTTTCGTGGCCGCCCTCGGCGGCGGGATCTTCCGGGACCTGGTCATCGACGAGGTGCCGCCGCTGGCCTTCGCCGACTGGCGATACGCGGCCACCGCCGCGATCACCGCCCTCGCCGTCTTCTGGCTGCACCCGCAACTTGCCCGACTGCGCACCACCGTCCTGGTGCTGGACGCGGCGGGCCTGGCACTGTTCACGGTGACCGGCACGCTCAAGGCACTCGACGCCCGGGTGCCAGCGGTCGGCGCCTGCCTGATCGGCATGCTCACCGCCATCGGCGGCGGGCTCGGCCGCGATCTGCTCACCGCCGAGATCCCCGTCGTGCTGCGTCGGGAGATCTACGCCCTCGCCGCGCTGGCCGGCTCGGTGCTGGTGGTGCTGCTCTACGTGACCGGGCAGACCGGGCCCGTACCGCTCACCGCCGCTGCCGCCCTGGTCTTCGGGCTACGTCTGATCGCGCTGCGTCGGCGCTGGTCCGCGCCGGTGGCGACGCTGCGCCCGCCGCGCGCCGATGGGGCGGATCCCCGCGCCGACCGGGAGTGGTGAGGCCATCCGCGCCAGGGTGGCGAATGTGACCAGCGTGGCGTCGCCTGGGCCGTGGGGCTCGCGCTGGTTATGCTGAGTCGGCCTTCGCGGCAGCTTCTGCGCGGAGGCGTTTTCATGGGCGGCGGTCATCGTGACCCTCGCCCCGGGTCCGCCGTCGTGCGGTCGGAGAGGAGCTTTCGCGTGGCAGCCCGGACGCCGGTGCTCGAGACGTTCCCGGCACTACGCGCCTGGCAGCGCAAAGCCCTGGTGGAATACCTGCGCCGGCGCACCGAGGACTTCACAGCGGTCGCCACGCCGGGCGCCGGCAAGACCACCTTCGCCCTGCGGATCGCGGCCGAGCTGCTCGGTGACGGCACCGTGGAGGCGGTCACCGTGGTCGCCCCGACCGAGCACCTGAAGAACCAGTGGGCCGACGCCGCGGCCCGGGTCGGCATCCAGCTCGACGCCGCGTTCCGCAACGCCGACGTGCACTCCGCAGCCGACTTCCACGGCGCGGTGGTCACCTACGCCCAGGTGGGCATGGCACCGCAGGTGCACCGGCGGCGCACCATGACCAGACGCACCCTGGTCATCCTCGACGAGATCCACCACGCGGGCGACTCCCGATCCTGGGGAGACGGGGTGAAGAACGCCTTCGACCCCGCCGTACGCCGGCTGATGCTCACCGGGACACCGTTCCGCTCCGACGACAACCCGATCCCGTTCGTCAGCTACGAGCGGGGCGGAGACGGGCTGCTGCGCTCACGTGCCGACTCCGTGTACGGCTACTCCGACGCCCTGCGCGACGGCGTGGTCCGGCCGGTGCTCTTCCTGGCGTACTCCGGGGAGACCCGTTGGCGGACCAACGCGGGGGAGGAGTTGGCCGCCCGCCTCGGTGAACCGATGACGCAGGACCTGGTGGCGCAGGCGTGGCGTACCGCCCTGGACCCGGCCGGGGACTGGATGCCGCAGGTGCTGCGCGCCGCCGACGCCCGACTGACCGTGCTGCGCAACGCGGGCATGGCCGACGCCGGTGGTCTGATCATCGCCACCGACCAGCAGACCGCCCGCTCGTACGCCAAGCTGATCGAGCAGGTGACCGGCGAGAAGGCCGCCGTGGTGCTCTCCGACGACCAGGGCGCGTCCGCGCGGATCGCGACGTTCGCGGCGTCCGACCAGCGATGGCTGGTCGCGGTGCGGATGGTGTCCGAGGGTGTCGACATCCCCCGACTGGCGGTCGGCGTCTACGCCACCAGCGCCAGCACGCCGCTCTACTTCGCCCAGGCGATCGGCCGGTTCGTGCGAGCCCGCCGGCCCGGTGAGACCGCGTCGGTCTTCCTGCCCAGCGTGCCCCACCTGCTCGGCCTGGCCAGCGAGATGGAGACCGAGCGGGACCACGTCCTCGGCAAACCCAAGGAATCCGACGGGCTCGACGACGATCTGCTGGAACGGGCGCAGCGCGACGACCAGGCCAGCGGCGAGTTGGAGAAGCGGTTCGCCGCGCTCTCGGCCACCGCCGAACTGGACCAGGTGATCTTCGACGGCGCGTCGTTCGGCACCGCGGCCCAGGCCGGCACCCCGGAGGAAGAGGAATACCTCGGCCTGCCCGGCCTGCTCACCGCCGACCAGGTGTCGCTGCTGCTGACCAAACGGCAGGCCGCACAGCTCGCCGCCCAACGCCGCCGTACCGCCGACGGGGCCGCTCAGCCGGCCTCTGCGCCCACGGCGGCGCCACCGGCACCCATGAGCGCCGCTCAGCGTCGCGTGGCGCTCCGGCGCCAACTGAACGCCCTGGTGGCCGCTCGCCACCATCGCACCGGCCAGCCGCACGGCAAGATCCACGCCGAGCTGCGCCGGCTCTGCGGCGGCCCTCCGAGCGCCCAGGCCACCATCGAGCAGCTCGAGGAACGCATCGCGACCGTCCAGACCCTCTAGACCTGCCGCATCGGTGTTGCCTGCGGTCGAGGTCTGCGGTAGAGGTCTGCGGCCGTGCTTGCTTCCGGCGTGATCCACTCGGTTTCCTTGAAAACGCGGTCTTCGAGCGCGGAGGAAACCGCGACTTCCGTGAAATCGAGTGGATCACGGGCTGGCCTGGGGTGAGACCGAGGATTACGTGCCCGGGACGCCCGCGGGTGCCGTCTGCGGAGCGTCCTACTTCAAGATCGCGCAGTAACCGGGATGTAGTGGCATCGGCGCGTCGATGAGGCCACTACATCCTGGTTCGAGCACGATCTTGGGCGCGGGGCGCGGGGCGCGGGGCGCGGGGCGCGGGGCGCGGGGCGCGGGGCGCGAAGATCCACACAGTTTCGGGGAAGTTGCTGCCTCGCGGGCGCCGGAGGCAGCAACTTCACCGAAGTAGTGCGGATCTTGGCGGCACTCCGGCGGCGTGCGTCCCTGGGGCCGGCGCGGGCAAGCGCGCGGGCGGGGCAAGCGGAACGGAGGGTGGGGCAAGCGCGCGGCATGGGCGGGGCGAGAGCGCGGCATGGGCGGGGCGAGCGCGCGGGGCGCGGGGCGGGCAAGCGCCCGGCACGGGCGGGGCAAGCGCGGGGCGGGGCGAGCGCGCGGGGCGCGGGGCGGGCGAGCGCCGGCACGGGCGGGCAAGCGCGGGGCGGGGCAAGTGCGGGCGCGGGGCGAGGGCGGTGGCCGGGCCGGGGCGGGGTGGTTTGGGTAGCGAAAAGCCGGCCGGAGACACCCTCGGGGTGCCTCCGGCCGGCTATGTCGGTTTGCGGATTTAGTTCGCCATCAGATCGGCGCCACGCCAGCTGAAATCGGGCTCCGTCGCGAACCGCTCGGTGATCTTCACGAGATCCTCCGCGTACTTGTTCGCATGGTGCCCGCAGAACACCAGCTCGCTCCCACCCGTCAGGGTGATCCGGAGCTTCCCGGCAGCATTGCAGCGGTCGCACCGTTCATCGGCGGCTGGGGGAGCCGCCGTCACGGGCGGCGGCGTGAGGGTCGGGGTCATCGCCTTCCTCCTCTGGTCGTCACCGATGAACAATCTCTTCGGTCGTTGCTCACCTATGGTGCAACACCCTTACTAGGCACTGCCTTCCCTGTGTGCCCGCGGGGGACCGAGGTCACACCTGGCAGGGACAGTGTGCCGTGCACCCAGGGTGCCACGTCAACGATCACATTCGTGCATCCGGACGATCACCATCTGGTGTTGCACACCAGGTGGTCAAAAAGACACGTTCGGTTGACGAAACCCGCTCAGTCCAGGTAATCCCGGAGGACCTGCGACCGGGACGGGTGACGCAGTTTGGACATCGTCTTGGACTCGATCTGCCGGATCCGCTCCCGGGTCACCCCGTAGACCTGGCCGATCTCGTCCAGCGTCCGCGGCTGACCGTCGGTCAGGCCGAAGCGCAGGCGTACCACACCCGCCTCACGCTCGGAGAGCGTCTGCAGCACCTGCTGGAGCTGGTCCTGCAGGAGCGAGAACGAAACCGCGTCCACCGCGACCACGGCCTCGGAGTCCTCGATGAAGTCACCGAGTTGGCTGTCGCCCTCGTCGCCGATGGTCTGGTCCAGTGAGATGGGCTCCCGAGCGTACTGCTGGATCTCCAGCACCTTCTCGGGTGTGATGTCCATCTCCTTGGCCAGCTCCTCCGGAGTGGGCTCGCGGCCCAGGTCCTGGAGCAGCTCACGCTGTATGCGGCCAAGCTTGTTGATGACCTCGACCATGTGCACCGGGATGCGGATGGTGCGGGCCTGGTCGGCCATCGCGCGGGTGATCGCCTGCCGGATCCACCAGGTGGCGTACGTGGAGAACTTGTAGCCCTTGGTGTAGTCGAACTTCTCCACCGCGCGGATCAGGCCGAGGTTGCCCTCCTGGATCAGGTCGAGGAACGCCATGCCACGGCCCGTGTACCTCTTGGCCAGCGACACCACCAGTCGGAGGTTCGCCTCCAGGAGGTGGTTCTTGGCCCGCTCGCCGTCGCGGGAGATCCAGCCCAGGTCACGGACCATGTCCCGGACGAGCTTCTCCTCGCCCTCGTCGGCCGCGCGCAGCCGCTCCGCGGCGTAGAGCCCGGCCTCGATCCGCTTGGCCAGCTCCACCTCCTGCTCGGCGTTGAGCAGCGGAACCTTGCCGATCTGCTTCAGGTACGCACGGACCGAGTCGGCCGAGGCGGTCAGCTCGGCGTCGCGCCGGGCCTGCTTGAGGGCCTCGGACTCCTCGTCGTCCCACTCGAAGTCGTTGTCGGTCGCCGAGGCGGCGGCGTCGGTCTCGGCGGCCTGGGCCAGCTCGGCCGGCTCCTCGACCACCACGTCCTCGATGGCGGCGGCCAGCTCCTCCGGGTCGATCTCACCCTCGGCGCCCTCACCCTTGGCCTTGGTGCCGGCCTTGGCGCCAGCGGCGGCGACCGTGGCCTTGGTGGCCCGGGTCGACTTGGTGGCCTTCGCCGGCGTCGCACCGCCCTCGGCGGGGGCGGCCTTGCGGGCGGCCACCTTGCGCGGGGCAGGCGCGGACGGCGCGTCGTCGGAGGCGGGCGCCTGCTTCGGGGCGGGCGCCGCGGCCTTCTTGGTGGTCTTGGCAGTGGTGGCCCGGGACGCCGGCGTGGTCGAACGGGCCGCGGCGACGCGGCGGCGGGTGCTCGCCGAGCCGTCCACCACCACGGTCACTCCCGCCTCGGAGAGCGCCCGCAGAATCTTCTTGGCCTGGGCCGGAGTCACCTCGGCGGACTCGACGGTGCGCGCGAGCTGGGCCGACGTGAGCTGACCACCGGCGCTCTGCGCGTGGGCGATCAGGGTGTCGGTGAGCGAGCGAACGTCGGCGCCGGTCTGGCGGGGTTCTGTCACGAATGACCTTCCGGAGGCGAAGAGCGGGCACGGCCGGGTTGTCCGGCACAGCGTGGGGCAACCGGGCCGGGCAGTGTGGTTGAGGGACCCCCGTGTCCCGGACCGGCCGGTGGTCGGCGGTCCGTGGCGCGTGGGCAGGGGTGAATTGTAACGCCGTCTGCCGCGATCTTCCTGCGCCGC
This portion of the Micromonospora zamorensis genome encodes:
- a CDS encoding DUF3039 domain-containing protein encodes the protein MSTEVLERPELKDADTGPEMFHYVRKEKIAESAVMGTYVVALCGETFPVTKAAKPGSPVCPKCKEIYDSYRE
- a CDS encoding trimeric intracellular cation channel family protein; the encoded protein is MTTSTALLLADLTGVAVFAASGASAAVAKRLDLFGVAFVGFVAALGGGIFRDLVIDEVPPLAFADWRYAATAAITALAVFWLHPQLARLRTTVLVLDAAGLALFTVTGTLKALDARVPAVGACLIGMLTAIGGGLGRDLLTAEIPVVLRREIYALAALAGSVLVVLLYVTGQTGPVPLTAAAALVFGLRLIALRRRWSAPVATLRPPRADGADPRADREW
- a CDS encoding DEAD/DEAH box helicase, with the translated sequence MAARTPVLETFPALRAWQRKALVEYLRRRTEDFTAVATPGAGKTTFALRIAAELLGDGTVEAVTVVAPTEHLKNQWADAAARVGIQLDAAFRNADVHSAADFHGAVVTYAQVGMAPQVHRRRTMTRRTLVILDEIHHAGDSRSWGDGVKNAFDPAVRRLMLTGTPFRSDDNPIPFVSYERGGDGLLRSRADSVYGYSDALRDGVVRPVLFLAYSGETRWRTNAGEELAARLGEPMTQDLVAQAWRTALDPAGDWMPQVLRAADARLTVLRNAGMADAGGLIIATDQQTARSYAKLIEQVTGEKAAVVLSDDQGASARIATFAASDQRWLVAVRMVSEGVDIPRLAVGVYATSASTPLYFAQAIGRFVRARRPGETASVFLPSVPHLLGLASEMETERDHVLGKPKESDGLDDDLLERAQRDDQASGELEKRFAALSATAELDQVIFDGASFGTAAQAGTPEEEEYLGLPGLLTADQVSLLLTKRQAAQLAAQRRRTADGAAQPASAPTAAPPAPMSAAQRRVALRRQLNALVAARHHRTGQPHGKIHAELRRLCGGPPSAQATIEQLEERIATVQTL
- a CDS encoding DUF7455 domain-containing protein, translated to MTPTLTPPPVTAAPPAADERCDRCNAAGKLRITLTGGSELVFCGHHANKYAEDLVKITERFATEPDFSWRGADLMAN
- a CDS encoding RNA polymerase sigma factor; this translates as MTEPRQTGADVRSLTDTLIAHAQSAGGQLTSAQLARTVESAEVTPAQAKKILRALSEAGVTVVVDGSASTRRRVAAARSTTPASRATTAKTTKKAAAPAPKQAPASDDAPSAPAPRKVAARKAAPAEGGATPAKATKSTRATKATVAAAGAKAGTKAKGEGAEGEIDPEELAAAIEDVVVEEPAELAQAAETDAAASATDNDFEWDDEESEALKQARRDAELTASADSVRAYLKQIGKVPLLNAEQEVELAKRIEAGLYAAERLRAADEGEEKLVRDMVRDLGWISRDGERAKNHLLEANLRLVVSLAKRYTGRGMAFLDLIQEGNLGLIRAVEKFDYTKGYKFSTYATWWIRQAITRAMADQARTIRIPVHMVEVINKLGRIQRELLQDLGREPTPEELAKEMDITPEKVLEIQQYAREPISLDQTIGDEGDSQLGDFIEDSEAVVAVDAVSFSLLQDQLQQVLQTLSEREAGVVRLRFGLTDGQPRTLDEIGQVYGVTRERIRQIESKTMSKLRHPSRSQVLRDYLD